Sequence from the Kribbella aluminosa genome:
GATTCGCGTTCCTGCTGCTGGGGCTGTTGGTTGGCAACATCGCCAGCAACGTCGACGGGTTCGTCACCAGCGACAGCGCGAAGGAGATGGTGCAGAAGCTCGGCGGTGTCCAGGGCATCACGGATGCGTTCCTGGCGACCGAGATGGGCGTGATGGGGCTCCTGGCGTCTGCGTTCGGCATCCAGGCCGCGCTGCGGCTGCGGTCGGAAGAGACTGCGCTACGGGCGGAGCCGTTGCTGGCAACCGGTGTGACGCGTGCGCAGTGGCTGGCGAGCCACGTACTGATGGCACTGCTCGGCACCGGCGCACTGATCCTGGTTGCCGGTCTTGGGTCTGGGGTCTCCAGTGGGGCGTCGCTTGGCAACATGGGTCGCCAGGTGCCGCGGATGCTGGCCGCGGCCGCCGTACAGCTGCCTGCGATCTGGCTGGTGACTGCACTGGTCGTCCTCCTGTTCGGCCTGGCACCGAAGCTGGTCGCCGGTGGATGGGGGCTGTACGGGGTGTTTCTGCTGATCGGGCAGTTCGGTGAGATCTTCAATCTGCCGCAGTGGATGATCAACCTCAGCCCGTACGGCCACACGCCGCGGCTGCCCGGCGGTGACTTCTCCGTCACACCCGTGCTCTGGCTGACCGGGATCGCGGCTGCGCTCACGATTGCCGGTTTCGCCACGTTCCGGCGCCGCGACATCGGCTGACAGTGCACGCCGACAGAGCAGCGCTGGTCTGAGGGGTCCAGCGCTCACAGGCCCGCCCGGCGAGGTTCCGGGCGGGCCTGTCTACGATCGCGGGGTGTTGAGTGAGCAACTGGTCGGGTTCTGGACCGAGCGGCACCTGTGCGTGCTGAGCACGGTCCGAGCGGACGGGACCGTACATGCGACCCCGGTAGGCGCAACCCTTGATGCCGAGGCAGGGCTACTACGAGTGATCTGCTCCGGTACGTCGCACAAGGCGCGGACGATCCGCCGGCTGGGGGAGGCGTCCGTTGCGGTTACGCAGGTGGACGGCCGCCGCTGGAGCACCCTGGAAGGCCGCGCTGTCGTCAGCGACGACCCGGCCGACGTGCTGGACGCCGAGACTCGCTACGCGAAGCGCTACAAGCAGCCCCGCGCCAACCCTGCCCGCGTGGTCATCCACATCACGATCACAAAGGCCCTCGGCAATGCCGGCTGACCCGCTCACCGTCGTCGGCATCGGCCCCGACGGCTGGCCAGGCCTCTCCCCAGCAGCCCAAACAGCCCTCCAAGCCGCCGAGGTCCTCCTAGGCAGCCCCCGCCAACTAGCCCTGATCCCATCCGGCGCCTCCGCGCCGAGCGTGGCTGCTGTGCGGATCGCCTGGCCGTCGCCGCTGTCCGAGGCTCTGCCTCGACTGCTGGAGGAACACCGCGGACGCCGCATCTGCGTGCTCGCCAGCGGAGACCCCACCTTCCACGGCATCGGTACGACGCTTGTCCGCCTCCTGGGAGCTGACGCCGTACACGTGATCCCTCACCCGTCCAGCGTCTCCCTCGCCTGCGCACGCCTCGGCTGGCCACAGGACCAAGTACAGGTAGTCAGCACGGTGACCAACCCCGTCGACCGCCTGCACCCACACCTCCAACCAGGCCGTCGACTACTGATCCTCAGCCGCACCGCCCAAACCCCCGCCGAGGTCGCACACCTACTGGTAGCCCGCGGCTACGGCGACAGCACGTTCACCGTCCTCGAACAACTGGACGGCCCCGCCGAACGCATCCGCACCGCAACAGCAGCCGACTGGTCCCACGAGGTGGACCCCCTCAACCTCATCGCCATCCACTGCCCACCCGACGCCCCCGTGCTCTCCACCGCCCCCGGCCTCCCCGACGACGCCTACGAGCACGACGGCCAACTCACCAAACGCGAAGTTCGCGCCGTCTCGCTCTCCCGCCTCGCGCCCGTACCCGGACAACTCCTCTGGGACATCGGCGGCGGCGCCGGCAGCATCGCGATCGAGTGGTCCCGACACCACCCCACCTGCCGAGCGATCGCCATCGAACGCGACCCCGCCCGCGCCAAGCGTCTCGGACGCAACGCGACCGCACTGGGCGCCGCAGTGACCGTCGTCGAAGGCCCTGCCCCAGCAGCTCTGGAAGGCCTCGAGTCGCCCGACGCGATCTTCATCGGCGGCGGCGCGACCGCTCCGGGCCTGTTCGACGCCTGCTGGAACGCGCTGCGCCCCGGCGGTCGCCTGGTCGCCAACGGGGTCACGCTCGAGACGGAGGCGCTCATCATCCAGTGGTACAAGACGTACGGCGGCGACCTCGTCCGCCTGGACGTCCACCGCGCGTCCCCAATCGGCACCATGACCGGCTGGCGCCCCGCCCTGCCCGTCACCATCTGGAGCGTGACGAAGTGACCGCCACCATCTGGAGGCCCGTCGGATGACCGTGCACTTCATCGGCGCCGGTCCCGGGGCGGCCGACCTGATCACCGTCCGGGGGCGTGACCTGATCGCCTCCTCGCCGGTCTGCCTGTACGCCGGTGCGCTGGTCCCCGTCGAACTCCTCGACCACTGCCCGCCCGGTGCCCGCAAGATCGACACCGCGAACCTCACCCTCGACGAGATCGTCGCCGAACTCACCGCCGCCAACTCCGCCGGCCACGACGTCGCCCGCCTGCACTCGGGCGACCCGTCAGTCTTCAGCGCGATGGCCGAACAACTCCGCCGCCTCGACGCCTTGCAGATCCCGTACGACGTGACCCCTGGAGTACCGGCGTACGCCGCCGCGGCCGCCACGCTCAACCGCGAGCTGACCGTCCCGGAAGTCGGCCAGACCGTCGTCCTCACCCGCATCGGCGGCAGCGCCAGCGCGATGCCACCCGGCGAGGACCTGGCCACCCTCGGCGCCAGCCGGGCGACGATCGTCCTGCACCTCGCCGTCCAGCAGATCGACCGCGTCGTCGCCGAACTCGTCCCGAACTACGGAGCCGACTGCCCGGTCGCGGTGGTCGCCCGCGCCTCCCGCGACGACGAGGTCGTACTCCGCGGCACGCTCGCCGACATCGCCGTACAGGTGAAGTCCGCGGGCATCCGCCGTACCGCCGTCATCATCGCCGGGAAGGTGCTGTCGGCAACGACCTTCCGCGACAGTCACCTCTATTCGTCCGACCGCTCCCGATGAGGGTCCTGCTCCTCGGTGGCACCGGCGAGGCCCGCGAACTGGCGCGGCTGCTGGTTGCCGACGGCATCGAGGTGATCTCCTCGCTGGCCGGCCGGACAACCGCTGCCCGTCGACCGGCCGGCGAGCTCCGGGTGGGCGGCTTCGGCGGGGTCGCCGGCCTGATCACCTGGCTACAAACGAACCCCGTCGACGTCGTAGTGGACGCCACCCACCCGTTCGCCACCCAAATAACCACCAACGCCACCGCCGCGACAGCCCACCTCAACCTCCCCTTCCTTATCCTCAACCGCCCCGCCTGGACCCCCGAAGACGCCACCACCCCGCCCCCCGCACCACCCGCCTGGACCCCCGAGGACGCCACCACCCCGCCTCCCGCACCACCAACCTGGACGTCTGACACCACCGCGCTGTCCACCCGGCTGCCTGACACCCCCGCGCCGCCCACCTGCCCGCCGGGTGACACCTCCGCGCCGCCCACCTGGTACTGGGTTGACAGTCCTGCGGCGGCTGCGGAGTTGCTTCCTCGGGTCGGTTCCCGGGTGTTCCTCACGATCGGCCGGCAGGGCCTCGACGCCTTCGCGACGACCGGCCTGTGGACCCTCGCTCGCTGCGTCGACCCACCCGAGCCCCCGCCGACGTGGTGTCAGCTCCTCCTCGCCCGCGGCCCCTTCTCGGAGTCCACCGAACTGGAGCTCCTGCAGCGGCACCGCATCGACGTACTCGTCACCAAGAACAGCGGCGGCCCCGCCACCGCCCCCAAACTCAGCGCCGCCCGGCAACTGCACATCCCGGTGATCATCATCCGCCGCCCACCACTTCCCGACGGCCCGAACGTCGTCACCTCACCCGCAGAAGCTCTCACCTGGCTGAAAGTCAGCGGGTATTCTGAGCAAGCCACTCGCCAAGCACGTGACGCTCCCCATCGGTCAGCATCCCAAGCTCCGGCAGGTACGCCCGCAGCGCATTGGCCGCCCGCGTCGGACCCTCCGCACCCGCCGCCACGAGCCTCGGGCCCGTCGTGATCGTCGCGGCGTACCGTTCACTGCCCTGCGCAACGGCTTCTCCGGACGGCGCAGTCCCGCACGTCGTGCCCGACACGCGAGTACGCCGGTGCGCCTGCTGCGGTCGGCCCTGGAGGCCGGAGAACTGATCGTGCCTGAGGACGGCCCGTTCTCGTGGACCGCGCACCGGGTGAGGTCCACCACGTTCTGGGGCTGACCGCCTGACGAGGCCGAGGTGACCGCTCGATAGATTGACGTCATGGGGATTCAGATCGCACCGAGCATCCTGTCCGCCGACTTCGCCCGGCTGGCCGACGAGGCGGTGGCCGTGTCGAACGCGGACTGGCTGCACGTCGACGTGATGGACAACCACTTCGTGCCGAACCTGACCCTCGGGATGCCGGTGGTCGAGTCGCTGGCGAAGGCGACCGACATGCCGCTCGACTGTCACCTGATGATCGACGACCCGGACCGCTGGGCGCCCGGGTACGTCGAGGCCGGCGCGTCCAGCGTCACGTTCCACGTCGAGGCCTGCCGCGCCCCGATCCGGACCGCCCGGGAGATCCGCGCGAAGGGCGCGCGGGCCGCGATGGCGCTGAAGCCGGCGACCCCGATCGAGCCGTACGAGGACCTGCTGTCCGAGCTCGACATGATCCTGATCATGACGGTCGAGCCCGGGTTCGGCGGGCAGAAGTTCCTCGACGTGTGTGTGCCGAAGATCCGCCGGACCCGCGAACTGCTCGACAAGCACGGCCTGGACCTGTGGATCGAGATCGACGGCGGCGTGTCGGCCGAGACGATCGAGCGCTGCGCGGAGGCGGGCGCCGACGTGTTCGTGGCCGGCTCGGCGGTGTACGCCGCCGACGACCCGAACGCGATGGTCGAGGTACTACGCGGTCTCGCCGAGCAGTCCTCCGGCCGATAGGTCGGAATCGGCCGGCCGGATCGACCCGGGCGGCTCCACGTCGGCTTCCGGCCCGGCCCTCGGGCGGCACGCGCAGCAGCACCAGCGTCGAGAGCACCGCGAGCACGGCGGCCAGCAGCCACACGTACCGCACGCCGAAGGCGTCGATGACCGCACCCGCTGCGGCGGCCCCGATCGCCGCGCCGCCGGTCGCCGCACTGCCCATCCACCCGAACACCTCGGTCCGCGCGACGTCCGGCGTCAGCGCGCCCAACCGCCCGTACAGCGCGCCGATCGCCGGCGCCAACGTCAACCCGGACAAGGCCAACGCGATCCCGAGCGACACCGCGGACCAGGTCGCGAACACGCACAGGAGCATCCCGGCCGCGACCAGCGCGGCCCGCCGCCAGAGGTACGACGTACGGCGACCGGGCAACGCGCCCGAGATCGCGCCGCCGACCAGGCTGCCGAACGCCCAGACGGCCTCGAAGATCCCGGCGATCAGCCGCTGCCCGTGATCGTCGGCGAACGCGACGATCGCCAGCGAGATCCCGTTGAACGACATGATCCACAGGCCGAACGCGAGAATCAGCGGCAACCGGTGCCGATGCCAGAGCAACTGCCGCGCGGTCAGCGGCACCGCAGTGTGCACGTCACGAGGAAGCGGCGCGGGTTGTCGCAGCACATACCACCAGATGAAGACCGCCGACATCGCCGCCGCGAGCAGTACGCCGAGACGCGGGCTCGCCACGCTCACCGCGGTTGCCCCGAGCATCGGCCCGACCATGAACAACAGCTCCTGCGCGGTCGCGTCCACGGAGTACGCCGTCCGTAACGCCGGGCCGTCGACGATCCGCGGCCAGGCGGCACGCAGCGTCTGCATCACCGGCGGCACCAGCGCGCCCGCGATCACCGTCAGCGCGGGCAGGAACCGGTACCGGCCGGCGGGCAGGAGCGCGATCGCGAGCAACGCCACGCTCCAGCCGATCCCGGTCACCAGCAGCACGCCGCGCGGCCCGCGACGGTCGGCGGCGCGGGACCACAGCGGCCCCGCGATCGCCATACCGATCGAGTAGGCACCGGCGACGACGCCCGCCCAGCGGAACGATCCGCTCGCGTCCTTCGCCAGGAACGCGATCGGCACCATCGTCGCCAGCATGGGCAGCCGCGCGAGCAGCGACGACACCAGCAACGGCAGCACGCCGCGTGATCGCCACAACTCTCGATAACCCATGAGGTGATTCTGAACGGGGCCACCGACAATTACGATGAGCAGTGTGACCGAGCCCAAACCGGTGGATACCTGGCTGACCGACATGGACGGCGTCCTCGTGCACGAGGAGCGCGCGATCCCCGGCGCCAGCGACTTCATCGCCGCGCTGCAGGCGTCCGGCAAGAAGTTCCTGGTCCTCACCAACAACTCGATCTTCACCCCGCGAGACCTCCGCGCCCGGCTGCTGGTGGCGGGCATCGACATCCCGGAGACGTCGATCTGGACCAGCGCGCTCGCCACCGCCCAGTTCCTCGACGACCAGCGGCCGGGCGGTACGGCGTACGTGATCGGCGAGGCCGGGCTGACGACCGCGCTGCACGAGATCGGGTACGTGCTGACCGAGCGTGACCCCGACTACGTCGTGCTCGGCGAGACCCGGACGTACTCGTTCGAGGCGATCACCAAGGCGATCCGGCTGATCACCGACGGTGCGCGGTTCATCGCGACCAACCCGGACCCGACCGGCCCGTCCCAGGAAGGCCCGCTGCCCGCGACCGGCTCGGTGGCCGCCCTGATCACCCGCGCGACCGGCGTGGCGCCGTACTTCGTCGGCAAGCCGAACCCGCTGATGATGCGCAGCGCGCTGAACCGGATCGAGGGGCACTCCGAGACCACCGTGATGATCGGTGACCGGATGGACACCGACATCATCAGCGGTCTGGAGGCGGGTCTGCGCAGCGTGCTGGTGCTGTCCGGCTCGACCGGCGAGCACGAGGTCGAGCGGTTCCCGTACCGCCCGACCCGGATCGTCGCCTCGATCGCCGACGTCGTACCGCTGGTGACCACCCTGTCCTAGCAGGTCAGGGTGCGGAACCCGTACCCCTGCGCCTTGAGTGCCGTCAGGATCGCGGGCAGGGCAGCCACCGTCTGCGCGCGGTTACCCCCGCCGTCGTGCATCAGGATCACCGAGCCGCTGTGCACGTTCTTCAGTACCCGCTGCACGATCGCCGCCGTACCGGGCTTGGTCCAGTCGCGCGAGTCGACGGTCCACACGACCAGGTCCTTGCCCAGCTGACGGGCCCGTTGCCGGACGGTGGCGCTCACCCCGCCGTACGGCGGCCGCAGACAGCCCGGCGTACTGCCGATCTGGACGCGGATCGCCTGGTCCGTCGACGTGACCTCCTGCTGGAACTTGGCCGCGGTGAGCTTGCGCAGGTCGCGATGGTCCCAGGTGTGGTTCTGCACGCTGTGCCCGGCATCGTGGATCCGCTTGGTCAGCTCCGGATGCTTGCGCACGTTCTGACCGACCTCGAAGAAGGTCGCCTTGGCGTCGTACTTCGCGAGGACGCCGAGCACCTTCGGGGTGTACTCGGCATCCGGACCGTCGTCGAAGGTCAGCACGACGTACTTCGTCGGCAACGGCGTCGGGCCGGGCGTGACGGCAGCCGGGGCCGCGGCGGGCGGCGTGACGGGCTTGGCCGGTGACCTCGCGGCCGCGACCACGACCGTACCGATCACCGCGCTCACCAGCATCATCATCGCCAGGCCGACGGCCCTGTTCCCCGCATGCGTCAAGCGAACGTTCACAATCCCCCCAGGGCGGTGGGTGGTTCACTTCCTCACTGGAACCTCACTGCAACCTCACATAACCTCACTGGTCCCCACGCTAGAGCACTTGTGACAGGAATTGACGTAACCTCGGCGACTCGGCCGCGCCGAAGATCTGCTCCGGTACGCCGGACTCGACCACGACGCCCTCGTCCATGAACGCGACCTGGTCCGCGACCTCGCGCGCGAATCCCATCTCGTGGGTGACCACGACCATCGTCATCCCGGCGCCGGCGAGGTCGGCCATCAGCGCGAGCACGCCCTTCACCAGCTCCGGATCGAGCGCGGACGTGGCCTCGTCGAACAGCATCACCTCGGGCTTCATCGCCAGTGCCCGTGCGATCGCGACCCGCTGCTGCTGACCGCCGGACAGGTTCCCCGGGCGCGCGGTCGCCTTGTGCGCAAGGCCGACCAGCTCGAGCTGCTCGCGCGCCGCTGCCTGCGCGGACTCGGTGTCGAGCTTCTTGATCTTGCGCAGCGGCAGCGTGATGTTGTCGAGCACGCTCTTGTGCGGGAACAGGTTGAAGTGCTGGAACACCATGCCGATCCGGCGGCGCAGGACGTCCGGGTCACCCCGCAGGACCGACTCGCCGCCGAGCTTCACGTCGCCCGCGTCCGGCTCGAGCAGCCGGTTGATCGCCCGCAGCAACGTCGACTTCCCGGAACCCGACGGGCCGACCACGCACGCGGTCCGCCCGGCCGGTACGGCGAGGTCGACGCCGCGCAGCACCTTGTTGCTGCCAAAGGCGAGCTCGACGCCGCTGACCTCCAGGCTCGCGGCCTCAACGTGCTGCATGCTCGACCTCCTCCACCGGTCGCCCTTCGCGGAGACGTTTGTCGAAGTGGTTCACCAGGTGCGTCAGCGGCACCGTCATCACCAGGTAGAAGATGCCGGCGAGCAGCAACGGTGAGAGGTTTCCGTTGGTCGCCGCCGCGTCCTGGCCGATCCGGAACAGCTCACGCTGACTCGCGAGCAAGCCGAGGAAGTAGACCAGGCTGGAGTCCTTCACGAGCGCGATGAACTGGTTCACCAGCGCCGGCAGCACCCGCCGTACCCCTTGCGGGATGACGACCAGCCGCATGCCGCTGGGGTAGCTGAACCCGAGCGCGCGGGCCGCCTCGAGCTGACCCTTCTCGACGCTCTGGATCCCGGAGCGGAAGATCTCCCCGATGTACGCCGCCGCGATCAGCGAGAGCGCGAGGATGCCGAGCGGGTACGGGTTCGGGCCCCACCAGTGCCGGGTGATCGGGGAGAGGCCCTGGCCGATCAGCAGGATGGTCAGGATCGCGGGCAGGCCGCGGAAGATGTCGGTGTAGATCTTCGCCGGCCAGCGCAGCCATCG
This genomic interval carries:
- a CDS encoding PPOX class F420-dependent oxidoreductase, with product MLSEQLVGFWTERHLCVLSTVRADGTVHATPVGATLDAEAGLLRVICSGTSHKARTIRRLGEASVAVTQVDGRRWSTLEGRAVVSDDPADVLDAETRYAKRYKQPRANPARVVIHITITKALGNAG
- the cbiE gene encoding precorrin-6y C5,15-methyltransferase (decarboxylating) subunit CbiE; this translates as MPADPLTVVGIGPDGWPGLSPAAQTALQAAEVLLGSPRQLALIPSGASAPSVAAVRIAWPSPLSEALPRLLEEHRGRRICVLASGDPTFHGIGTTLVRLLGADAVHVIPHPSSVSLACARLGWPQDQVQVVSTVTNPVDRLHPHLQPGRRLLILSRTAQTPAEVAHLLVARGYGDSTFTVLEQLDGPAERIRTATAADWSHEVDPLNLIAIHCPPDAPVLSTAPGLPDDAYEHDGQLTKREVRAVSLSRLAPVPGQLLWDIGGGAGSIAIEWSRHHPTCRAIAIERDPARAKRLGRNATALGAAVTVVEGPAPAALEGLESPDAIFIGGGATAPGLFDACWNALRPGGRLVANGVTLETEALIIQWYKTYGGDLVRLDVHRASPIGTMTGWRPALPVTIWSVTK
- the cobM gene encoding precorrin-4 C(11)-methyltransferase yields the protein MTVHFIGAGPGAADLITVRGRDLIASSPVCLYAGALVPVELLDHCPPGARKIDTANLTLDEIVAELTAANSAGHDVARLHSGDPSVFSAMAEQLRRLDALQIPYDVTPGVPAYAAAAATLNRELTVPEVGQTVVLTRIGGSASAMPPGEDLATLGASRATIVLHLAVQQIDRVVAELVPNYGADCPVAVVARASRDDEVVLRGTLADIAVQVKSAGIRRTAVIIAGKVLSATTFRDSHLYSSDRSR
- a CDS encoding precorrin-6A/cobalt-precorrin-6A reductase, with the protein product MRVLLLGGTGEARELARLLVADGIEVISSLAGRTTAARRPAGELRVGGFGGVAGLITWLQTNPVDVVVDATHPFATQITTNATAATAHLNLPFLILNRPAWTPEDATTPPPAPPAWTPEDATTPPPAPPTWTSDTTALSTRLPDTPAPPTCPPGDTSAPPTWYWVDSPAAAAELLPRVGSRVFLTIGRQGLDAFATTGLWTLARCVDPPEPPPTWCQLLLARGPFSESTELELLQRHRIDVLVTKNSGGPATAPKLSAARQLHIPVIIIRRPPLPDGPNVVTSPAEALTWLKVSGYSEQATRQARDAPHRSASQAPAGTPAAHWPPASDPPHPPPRASGPS
- the rpe gene encoding ribulose-phosphate 3-epimerase translates to MGIQIAPSILSADFARLADEAVAVSNADWLHVDVMDNHFVPNLTLGMPVVESLAKATDMPLDCHLMIDDPDRWAPGYVEAGASSVTFHVEACRAPIRTAREIRAKGARAAMALKPATPIEPYEDLLSELDMILIMTVEPGFGGQKFLDVCVPKIRRTRELLDKHGLDLWIEIDGGVSAETIERCAEAGADVFVAGSAVYAADDPNAMVEVLRGLAEQSSGR
- a CDS encoding HAD-IIA family hydrolase, which produces MSSVTEPKPVDTWLTDMDGVLVHEERAIPGASDFIAALQASGKKFLVLTNNSIFTPRDLRARLLVAGIDIPETSIWTSALATAQFLDDQRPGGTAYVIGEAGLTTALHEIGYVLTERDPDYVVLGETRTYSFEAITKAIRLITDGARFIATNPDPTGPSQEGPLPATGSVAALITRATGVAPYFVGKPNPLMMRSALNRIEGHSETTVMIGDRMDTDIISGLEAGLRSVLVLSGSTGEHEVERFPYRPTRIVASIADVVPLVTTLS
- a CDS encoding polysaccharide deacetylase family protein, translated to MNVRLTHAGNRAVGLAMMMLVSAVIGTVVVAAARSPAKPVTPPAAAPAAVTPGPTPLPTKYVVLTFDDGPDAEYTPKVLGVLAKYDAKATFFEVGQNVRKHPELTKRIHDAGHSVQNHTWDHRDLRKLTAAKFQQEVTSTDQAIRVQIGSTPGCLRPPYGGVSATVRQRARQLGKDLVVWTVDSRDWTKPGTAAIVQRVLKNVHSGSVILMHDGGGNRAQTVAALPAILTALKAQGYGFRTLTC
- a CDS encoding amino acid ABC transporter ATP-binding protein, coding for MQHVEAASLEVSGVELAFGSNKVLRGVDLAVPAGRTACVVGPSGSGKSTLLRAINRLLEPDAGDVKLGGESVLRGDPDVLRRRIGMVFQHFNLFPHKSVLDNITLPLRKIKKLDTESAQAAAREQLELVGLAHKATARPGNLSGGQQQRVAIARALAMKPEVMLFDEATSALDPELVKGVLALMADLAGAGMTMVVVTHEMGFAREVADQVAFMDEGVVVESGVPEQIFGAAESPRLRQFLSQVL
- a CDS encoding amino acid ABC transporter permease, with the translated sequence MDIWSTLRDTFLDWESMKEVLPEMLKVGLVNTLILAAASVVLGTVLGMIVAVLALSRKRWLRWPAKIYTDIFRGLPAILTILLIGQGLSPITRHWWGPNPYPLGILALSLIAAAYIGEIFRSGIQSVEKGQLEAARALGFSYPSGMRLVVIPQGVRRVLPALVNQFIALVKDSSLVYFLGLLASQRELFRIGQDAAATNGNLSPLLLAGIFYLVMTVPLTHLVNHFDKRLREGRPVEEVEHAAR